A portion of the Paenibacillus hamazuiensis genome contains these proteins:
- a CDS encoding alpha-D-ribose 1-methylphosphonate 5-phosphate C-P-lyase PhnJ, producing MRPKFNPPAYNFAFLEEGSKREIRRKSLKAVAIPGYQVPFASRELPIGRGWGTGGLQLTLSIIGKRDVLKVIDQGNDDSVNAVSIRRLVEETSGIRTTEDTAEADVIQSRHRIPEEKLRAGQILVLQVPQPEPLRKVERKEQLSRRKHAEMDYSAMWLTLYEGIVKWGDITLGADYPVMVHERYIMAPSPIPRWDNVKLHQAEHLTLFGAGREKKIYAVPPFTNVKPLEFEDYRFKVESFAGKSCRHCGSAGTFLDEVAGEYGEGPLYQCSDTAYCKKMQQAGWQQKEAAL from the coding sequence ATGAGACCGAAGTTCAACCCGCCGGCGTATAATTTTGCATTTCTCGAAGAAGGCTCGAAGCGGGAAATTCGCCGCAAATCGCTGAAGGCGGTAGCCATTCCCGGCTACCAGGTGCCGTTTGCTTCGCGCGAGCTGCCAATCGGCAGAGGCTGGGGAACGGGCGGCCTGCAGCTGACCCTGTCGATCATCGGGAAGCGGGATGTGCTTAAGGTGATCGACCAAGGCAACGACGACAGCGTCAACGCCGTCAGCATCCGCAGGCTGGTCGAGGAGACGAGCGGCATACGGACGACGGAGGATACCGCTGAAGCCGACGTCATCCAGTCGCGCCACCGGATTCCCGAGGAAAAGCTCCGCGCAGGCCAAATCCTCGTGCTGCAGGTTCCGCAGCCGGAGCCGCTGCGCAAGGTGGAGCGGAAGGAGCAGCTCTCCCGGCGCAAGCATGCCGAGATGGATTACAGCGCCATGTGGCTTACGCTTTATGAGGGCATCGTAAAGTGGGGCGACATTACGCTCGGCGCGGATTATCCGGTCATGGTGCATGAGCGGTACATCATGGCGCCGAGCCCGATTCCGCGCTGGGACAACGTGAAGCTGCATCAGGCCGAGCATCTGACGCTGTTCGGGGCAGGACGCGAGAAGAAAATTTACGCCGTCCCGCCTTTTACGAACGTGAAGCCCCTTGAATTCGAAGATTACCGCTTCAAGGTCGAGTCGTTTGCCGGCAAAAGCTGCCGTCATTGCGGCAGCGCCGGCACGTTTTTGGACGAGGTGGCCGGAGAGTACGGCGAGGGACCATTATACCAATGCTCGGACACCGCCTATTGCAAAAAAATGCAGCAAGCCGGATGGCAGCAAAAGGAGGCGGCATTATGA
- a CDS encoding carbon-phosphorus lyase complex subunit PhnI codes for MAYVAVTGGREAIAQADRLTEYYRVKDTHAVLPVEAVEKQLRLLVDRIMSEGGLYAPEHAALALKQAEGDPAEAAFLIRAYRSTLPRNHYSLTVDPADMRVIRRISSSFRDIPGGQVLGPTYDYTHRMLKFGLREERLDDIRSFVREYLQESLDDFTADAADGTPFTFRKVADLLREQGLMGAAERAEAEPFDITREKLTFPAPRSARLQTLARGETGAMTALAYSSMRGYGAVHPTIGELRVGYAPVYVPYPGGGPEDEDAEQGSVYIGEVLLTEVESINSFTQNKQSGQVQFVPGYGLCFGQNELKAISMSILERSLETEGSAPAQDEEFVLIHIDSVESNGFVSHLKLPHYITFQSSLDRIRETQARFQEQKKEEKAHETEVQPAGV; via the coding sequence ATGGCATATGTAGCCGTAACGGGCGGCCGGGAGGCGATCGCGCAGGCGGATCGGCTGACGGAATACTACCGCGTGAAAGACACCCATGCCGTATTGCCGGTGGAAGCGGTGGAGAAGCAGCTTCGACTGCTCGTCGACCGGATTATGAGCGAAGGCGGACTGTACGCGCCAGAGCATGCCGCGCTTGCGTTGAAGCAGGCGGAAGGCGACCCGGCGGAGGCGGCGTTTCTGATTCGGGCTTACCGTTCCACGCTTCCGCGCAATCATTATTCGCTTACCGTCGATCCCGCCGATATGCGGGTCATCCGGCGCATCTCCTCGTCGTTTCGCGACATTCCCGGCGGACAGGTGCTTGGTCCGACCTATGATTATACCCACCGGATGCTGAAGTTTGGCCTTAGAGAGGAACGGCTGGACGATATCCGTTCGTTTGTCCGCGAATATTTGCAAGAATCTCTTGACGATTTTACAGCGGACGCTGCCGACGGCACCCCGTTCACCTTCCGCAAGGTGGCCGATTTGCTGCGCGAGCAGGGCTTGATGGGCGCTGCGGAGCGCGCGGAAGCGGAGCCGTTCGACATCACCCGCGAGAAGCTGACGTTCCCGGCGCCGCGCTCCGCCCGCCTGCAGACGCTGGCCCGTGGGGAGACCGGCGCGATGACGGCGCTCGCCTACAGCAGCATGCGCGGCTATGGGGCGGTGCATCCGACGATCGGAGAGCTGCGCGTCGGCTATGCTCCGGTGTACGTTCCGTATCCGGGCGGCGGCCCGGAAGATGAAGACGCGGAACAAGGTTCCGTTTACATCGGAGAAGTGCTGCTGACGGAGGTGGAATCGATCAATTCGTTCACCCAAAATAAACAGTCCGGGCAAGTGCAGTTTGTGCCGGGTTACGGACTTTGCTTCGGACAAAACGAGCTGAAGGCGATCTCCATGTCCATTTTGGAGCGCAGTCTGGAAACGGAAGGCTCGGCGCCGGCGCAGGACGAGGAGTTCGTGCTGATCCACATCGACAGCGTCGAATCGAACGGCTTCGTTTCCCATTTGAAGCTGCCGCATTATATTACGTTCCAGTCTTCTCTCGACCGAATCCGGGAGACGCAGGCGCGGTTTCAGGAACAGAAGAAGGAGGAGAAGGCGCATGAGACCGAAGTTCAACCCGCCGGCGTATAA
- the phnH gene encoding phosphonate C-P lyase system protein PhnH — MEKNSSHGFDPIHDTQKLYRSLLDVIARPGTVEHAVEDAGRPSVPEGVSAAAAGIALTLLDGEVGFAVRLKGQEGLAAYIKRMTFSREAAVDAADYIFADGLASEKEIRSVMASAKRGTLVAPDQSATVFIRVEQLAEGGRALPGAEVLPLRLSGPGIPGEAVCTVDGLSPVWLEERERANGEYPLGVDLFLYTEAGDLTALPRTTQVKEVERQWHM, encoded by the coding sequence ATGGAAAAAAATAGCTCGCACGGGTTCGATCCGATTCACGATACCCAGAAGCTGTACAGGTCGCTGCTGGACGTTATAGCCCGCCCGGGAACGGTAGAACACGCGGTGGAGGACGCGGGTCGGCCGAGTGTGCCCGAGGGCGTCAGCGCCGCTGCAGCCGGAATCGCATTGACGCTGCTCGACGGGGAGGTCGGGTTTGCCGTCCGTTTGAAGGGGCAGGAAGGGCTGGCTGCTTACATCAAACGGATGACATTCAGCAGGGAAGCCGCTGTCGATGCAGCAGATTATATTTTCGCCGACGGTCTTGCCTCAGAGAAGGAGATCCGGTCCGTGATGGCTTCGGCGAAGCGGGGAACGCTCGTTGCGCCCGATCAAAGCGCGACTGTTTTCATCCGTGTGGAGCAGCTGGCGGAAGGCGGACGGGCCCTGCCCGGTGCGGAAGTGCTGCCGCTCCGCTTGAGCGGACCCGGCATACCGGGGGAAGCGGTATGCACAGTGGACGGATTGTCCCCGGTATGGCTGGAGGAGCGGGAGCGGGCGAACGGCGAATATCCGCTTGGCGTCGACTTGTTCCTGTATACGGAAGCGGGCGATCTGACGGCTTTGCCCAGAACGACTCAAGTAAAGGAGGTTGAGCGGCAATGGCATATGTAG
- the phnG gene encoding phosphonate C-P lyase system protein PhnG, whose protein sequence is MLKRSRMTRILIDGDPALLHRLCGQIEARYEPAVVKPPEKSLVMSKARDSVSQQPFYLGEVLVTECTVAIGDAHGFGILIGEDAERAYELAVVDAALNAKLPETEAWEAELLEEERRTAERRAREHELVMKTRVHFDTMEESYGKK, encoded by the coding sequence TTGCTGAAAAGATCGCGAATGACGCGGATATTAATAGACGGCGACCCGGCGCTGCTGCACAGGCTGTGCGGGCAAATCGAAGCCCGCTACGAGCCGGCTGTCGTCAAGCCGCCCGAGAAATCGCTCGTCATGAGCAAGGCGCGGGATTCCGTCTCGCAGCAGCCTTTTTACTTGGGCGAGGTGCTTGTCACCGAGTGTACGGTGGCGATAGGGGATGCCCATGGCTTCGGCATTTTGATCGGCGAGGATGCCGAGCGCGCTTACGAGCTTGCCGTCGTCGACGCGGCTCTGAATGCAAAGCTTCCGGAGACGGAAGCGTGGGAGGCGGAGCTGCTGGAGGAAGAGCGGCGGACGGCCGAACGCCGGGCAAGAGAGCATGAGCTGGTGATGAAAACCCGCGTTCATTTTGACACCATGGAGGAATCTTATGGAAAAAAATAG
- the phnE gene encoding phosphonate ABC transporter, permease protein PhnE, giving the protein MSTEFVPSRRTAAGGAGAADAAVADSRIHPEKPRKDPVLRGAAVFGAFFFVFCLHQLDFNYTVLFQGTWKFIQSFALMFPPNASEWQHVLAAALETLQIALVGTVLAVCIAFFLAFLAAENISPRTAAAVKGFASFLRSIPTLVWALIFIVAVGMGPFPGILAICTHATGMLTKVFSQSIEEVEEGVIEAMRATGASWLQIVCQGILPCVFTSFLAWSVFRLEVDIGESSVLGVVGAGGIGFEIANAMRAYEFDSACFVALVIFAMVFTVELCSNRLKTKLRRRV; this is encoded by the coding sequence ATGAGTACGGAGTTTGTGCCGTCCCGGCGGACGGCAGCTGGCGGTGCGGGAGCTGCCGATGCCGCCGTCGCCGATTCCCGGATACATCCGGAAAAGCCGCGGAAGGACCCGGTTTTGCGGGGGGCGGCTGTGTTCGGCGCGTTTTTCTTTGTATTTTGCTTGCACCAACTGGATTTTAACTATACGGTGCTGTTTCAAGGAACGTGGAAGTTTATCCAATCGTTCGCGCTGATGTTTCCGCCCAATGCATCGGAATGGCAGCATGTGCTGGCGGCGGCGCTGGAGACGCTGCAGATCGCTCTGGTTGGGACCGTACTGGCCGTTTGCATCGCTTTCTTTCTCGCTTTTTTGGCCGCGGAAAATATTTCCCCCCGCACCGCTGCCGCGGTCAAAGGGTTTGCTTCGTTTCTTCGCTCGATCCCGACGCTGGTGTGGGCGCTCATCTTTATCGTAGCCGTCGGCATGGGGCCGTTCCCGGGAATACTGGCGATTTGCACTCATGCCACCGGCATGCTGACCAAAGTGTTTTCGCAATCGATCGAAGAGGTGGAGGAAGGCGTCATCGAGGCGATGCGGGCCACCGGAGCGAGCTGGCTTCAGATCGTGTGCCAGGGCATACTCCCCTGCGTGTTCACCTCGTTTTTGGCCTGGAGCGTATTCCGCCTGGAGGTCGATATCGGCGAATCCTCCGTACTCGGCGTCGTGGGCGCCGGGGGGATCGGCTTTGAAATCGCCAACGCCATGCGGGCTTACGAATTCGATTCCGCCTGCTTCGTCGCGCTTGTTATTTTTGCCATGGTATTTACGGTGGAGCTATGCAGCAACCGGCTGAAAACGAAACTTCGAAGGAGGGTTTGA
- the phnE gene encoding phosphonate ABC transporter, permease protein PhnE, producing the protein MSGTDIAGQLDNRADHRAETQAEERLRELHRRKRQMSWSIAAVIVGITVWSAARTGFSFRALAEGTGEIFRFIFVDFLPPDVTRIGKLIGPALDTLYISFVAMVVGAFVSMFFAFLAARTTSPHPLVQVVVRALCSVLRNIPTLIWGILFVVAFGLGTLVGTLALIVTSVGTLTRAYAEILEEIDMGQVEALRAAGASYLQVLSQAVLPQFMPGFIGWSLYKLELNVRASTLIGMVGGGGLGFAIQKGLKLFQFKEVSLAIIMVIALVLVTEFITSKLRERIL; encoded by the coding sequence ATGAGCGGGACGGATATCGCCGGTCAATTGGATAACCGGGCGGATCATCGAGCGGAAACCCAAGCGGAGGAGCGGCTTCGGGAGCTGCATCGCCGGAAGCGGCAGATGAGCTGGTCGATCGCTGCAGTCATTGTGGGGATAACCGTGTGGTCTGCAGCCCGGACGGGGTTCTCGTTCAGGGCGCTTGCGGAAGGGACGGGTGAAATATTCCGCTTTATTTTCGTCGATTTTTTGCCGCCGGATGTGACGCGAATCGGCAAGCTGATCGGGCCTGCGCTCGACACGCTGTACATCAGCTTTGTCGCCATGGTGGTAGGGGCGTTTGTTTCCATGTTTTTCGCTTTTCTTGCGGCGCGTACGACAAGCCCGCACCCGCTCGTGCAGGTGGTCGTCCGAGCGCTTTGCTCCGTGCTGCGCAACATCCCGACACTCATCTGGGGTATTCTTTTTGTTGTCGCCTTTGGCCTCGGCACCCTTGTAGGCACGCTCGCTTTAATCGTGACCTCCGTCGGCACGCTGACACGCGCATATGCGGAAATTTTGGAAGAGATCGACATGGGCCAGGTGGAAGCTTTAAGAGCGGCCGGAGCCTCTTATCTGCAGGTGCTTTCGCAGGCCGTGCTGCCGCAATTCATGCCGGGTTTTATCGGATGGTCGCTTTATAAACTCGAGCTCAATGTCAGAGCTTCGACGCTGATCGGCATGGTCGGCGGCGGCGGTCTCGGGTTCGCGATTCAAAAGGGCCTTAAGCTGTTCCAGTTCAAGGAGGTCAGCCTGGCCATCATTATGGTCATAGCGCTGGTGCTTGTGACGGAATTCATTACGAGCAAATTAAGGGAGAGGATCCTATGA
- the phnC gene encoding phosphonate ABC transporter ATP-binding protein, with the protein MAASILKIERLRKVYADGTAALQGINMEVRQGEFVAVIGPSGAGKSTLLRCINRLVEPTEGTVWFNGMDATRAGGGQIRKLRREVGMVFQSFNLIQRVSVLRNVLNGRLGYMGSLSGALGLYSKKDIEEAKHILSRVGLREQMYKRADELSGGQQQRVGIARALSQKPLLILADEPIASLDPVTSETVMEHLHSICREDGITCLVNLHQVEVARKYATRIVGIHKGSVVFDGPPELLTGEVTERVYGR; encoded by the coding sequence ATGGCAGCCAGCATATTAAAAATCGAACGTTTGCGGAAGGTGTATGCCGACGGTACGGCGGCGCTGCAAGGAATCAATATGGAGGTCCGTCAGGGCGAGTTCGTGGCCGTCATCGGGCCGAGCGGGGCGGGGAAAAGCACGCTGCTGCGCTGCATCAACCGGCTCGTCGAGCCTACCGAAGGCACGGTCTGGTTTAACGGCATGGACGCGACGCGGGCGGGCGGCGGACAAATCCGCAAGCTGCGCCGCGAGGTAGGCATGGTATTCCAAAGCTTCAATCTGATTCAGCGCGTGTCGGTGCTGCGCAACGTGCTGAACGGCCGGCTCGGATATATGGGCAGCTTGAGCGGCGCTCTCGGGCTCTACTCCAAGAAGGATATTGAAGAGGCGAAGCATATTTTAAGCCGCGTAGGCTTGCGGGAGCAAATGTACAAGCGGGCGGACGAGCTGAGCGGCGGGCAGCAGCAGCGGGTGGGCATTGCCCGAGCCTTGTCCCAGAAGCCGCTGCTTATTTTGGCGGACGAGCCGATTGCCAGCCTAGACCCGGTCACCTCGGAAACGGTCATGGAGCATCTGCATTCCATATGCAGGGAGGACGGGATCACTTGTCTCGTCAATCTGCACCAGGTGGAAGTGGCTCGGAAATATGCGACCCGCATCGTCGGCATACACAAGGGCTCGGTCGTGTTTGACGGGCCGCCCGAGCTGCTGACGGGCGAAGTTACGGAAAGGGTGTACGGCCGATGA
- the phnD gene encoding phosphonate ABC transporter substrate-binding protein: protein MFKKAMLTIAAAVLAITAGCGTTDKQSAGSGAQQGAQPVQAAAKWPEVLRLGVLPGEEEGKLSRGNKQFVEDLGKELGIKTELYIGEDYTAVVEAMRTKKIDLASFGPFSYIIAAERSGAVAMAVKAKNESEAFYHSLIVVPANSKAQKIEDLKGKTFLFADPASTSGHLFPRALMMKQLNITNDQVEKFFSNVSFSGGHDKSILAIAKGTADGAGVCDSCIKRVVDAGLVKESDYRVLATSDPIPQSPLAYRKDLPADLVEKIKQFILNYHKDNKNPAFFGGGTQQFFLVDDSKYQVVRDTAKALNMSPEELLK from the coding sequence ATGTTCAAAAAAGCAATGCTGACGATCGCTGCGGCGGTGCTTGCGATCACAGCCGGCTGCGGAACGACGGACAAGCAGTCGGCCGGCTCCGGCGCGCAGCAGGGAGCCCAGCCTGTGCAGGCGGCGGCGAAATGGCCGGAGGTGCTGCGCTTAGGCGTGCTGCCGGGCGAAGAGGAAGGAAAGCTGTCCAGAGGCAACAAGCAGTTTGTCGAGGATTTGGGTAAAGAGCTCGGCATCAAGACGGAGCTGTACATCGGCGAGGATTACACGGCGGTTGTGGAAGCGATGCGGACGAAGAAGATCGACCTCGCTTCGTTCGGTCCTTTCTCTTACATCATTGCAGCGGAACGGAGCGGCGCGGTCGCTATGGCGGTTAAAGCGAAAAACGAATCGGAAGCGTTCTACCATAGTCTGATCGTCGTGCCGGCGAATTCCAAGGCGCAGAAGATCGAGGATCTGAAAGGAAAAACGTTCCTGTTCGCCGATCCGGCTTCGACCTCGGGCCATCTGTTTCCGCGCGCGCTGATGATGAAGCAGCTGAACATCACCAACGATCAGGTGGAGAAATTTTTCTCCAACGTCTCGTTTTCAGGCGGCCACGACAAGTCGATTCTGGCGATCGCCAAAGGAACGGCGGACGGGGCGGGCGTTTGCGACTCCTGCATCAAACGCGTCGTCGACGCGGGGCTCGTCAAGGAATCGGATTACCGCGTCCTTGCCACCTCCGATCCGATTCCGCAAAGCCCGCTCGCTTACCGCAAGGATCTGCCGGCGGATCTCGTCGAGAAGATCAAGCAGTTCATTTTGAACTATCACAAGGATAACAAAAACCCGGCTTTCTTCGGGGGCGGCACGCAGCAGTTTTTCCTCGTGGACGACAGTAAATATCAGGTGGTCCGGGACACCGCCAAGGCACTGAATATGAGTCCCGAAGAGCTCCTGAAATAG
- a CDS encoding GntR family transcriptional regulator, protein MKLYEEGRKQIARHVLIADTLQSEIDEGLYRVGQRLPSEAEICSRFKENRYTVRQALDLLVNTGVVRSHQGKGHYVCEKPLDIEYTITPGMRFSDVISRLGCKPGAQVLSQRVCAPPPPIAHHLALVEGEHAYRLEILRFADDIPLSWNITWLPERYFPQLLRHTETFVSLYGLLYEHYGTRLQRLWSTFQAIYPNARETLYLRVSPNTNLLHIESLMRDQHGRPVEYTSAKYRGDLCKVSIHF, encoded by the coding sequence ATGAAGCTGTACGAAGAAGGGCGCAAGCAGATTGCCCGGCATGTGTTAATTGCCGATACGCTGCAATCGGAAATCGACGAAGGTCTTTATCGCGTCGGGCAGCGGCTGCCGTCGGAAGCCGAAATCTGCAGCCGGTTTAAGGAAAACCGGTATACGGTAAGGCAGGCTCTCGATCTTTTGGTCAATACCGGCGTTGTTCGCTCCCATCAGGGCAAAGGGCATTACGTATGCGAAAAACCGCTCGATATCGAATACACGATTACGCCGGGCATGCGTTTCTCCGATGTGATCAGCCGGCTCGGCTGCAAGCCCGGAGCGCAGGTGCTTTCACAGAGGGTTTGCGCGCCTCCTCCCCCTATTGCCCATCATCTGGCTCTGGTCGAAGGGGAACATGCGTACCGGCTCGAAATTCTTCGTTTTGCCGACGACATCCCGCTAAGCTGGAACATTACCTGGCTGCCGGAGCGTTATTTTCCCCAGCTGCTTCGGCACACGGAAACGTTCGTTTCGCTTTACGGTCTGCTATACGAGCATTACGGAACCCGGCTCCAGCGGCTCTGGTCGACGTTTCAGGCGATTTACCCGAACGCGCGGGAGACGCTGTATTTGCGGGTATCCCCGAATACGAATCTGCTTCACATCGAAAGCTTGATGAGAGATCAGCACGGCCGCCCGGTCGAGTATACTTCCGCCAAATACCGCGGAGATCTTTGCAAGGTGTCGATTCATTTTTAA
- a CDS encoding acetyltransferase, whose amino-acid sequence MLSPQPHIHETAQVGKSTVGGWTSIGARSRINESSFGDYSYCVDEVVINYAEIGKFCSIASHVCINPVNHPMWRVTQHHMTYRRAAYGFKDSDDEEFFDWRRSNRVEIGHDVWIGHGAFVMSGVKVGTGAVIGSGAIVTKDVEPYTIVVGVPARPIRERFPRDIAAKLLDIAWWDWTREELEKRFDDFNDLAEFLRKFSK is encoded by the coding sequence ATGCTTTCCCCGCAGCCGCATATTCACGAAACGGCGCAGGTCGGCAAAAGCACGGTAGGGGGCTGGACGTCGATAGGCGCGAGGTCGCGGATCAACGAGTCGAGTTTCGGGGACTACAGCTACTGTGTGGATGAAGTGGTTATCAACTATGCGGAAATCGGCAAATTTTGCTCGATTGCCTCCCATGTATGCATCAACCCGGTCAATCATCCGATGTGGCGGGTTACGCAGCATCATATGACTTACCGCCGTGCCGCCTACGGATTTAAAGACAGCGATGACGAGGAATTTTTCGACTGGCGCCGTTCCAATCGAGTGGAGATCGGCCATGACGTATGGATCGGCCACGGCGCTTTCGTCATGTCGGGGGTGAAGGTCGGTACGGGGGCGGTGATCGGCTCCGGCGCCATCGTCACGAAGGACGTCGAGCCCTATACGATTGTGGTGGGGGTTCCGGCGAGGCCTATCCGGGAACGTTTCCCCCGCGATATTGCCGCAAAGCTGCTCGATATCGCTTGGTGGGACTGGACGCGTGAGGAACTGGAAAAACGCTTCGACGACTTCAACGACTTGGCCGAGTTTTTGCGAAAATTTTCCAAATAG